CGGGCCGCAAGCGACGGTGCGACAGCGCGGAATGCCGCGGCTGCCAGCGCCCCCAGGGCCATCGTGAACGAGATCGAGGCCGGAATCACGAAGGCCAGCCCGATCGCGGTGGCGCTCGGCAACAGCCTCGCGAAGCGGGCCGGCGCCGCCGCCTCGAAGAATCCCGCGGCGCAACCGGCGGCGAGCGCGATCAGCATCGCGGCGCGAGCCGACTCGGGCACCGAGTCGATCCCGTGGGCCATCGCCTCGGCCACCGCCTTCCAGGTCGCGACCGCCGGCGCCGGCCACGCCTCGGTGAGCAGCATGGCCGCCGGGTCGGGAATCAGGGCCAGGTAGGCCGCGGCGCCCACCAGGCTGCCGGTCAGCACGCCCACGCACTGCGCGATCGCCTGCCGGAACGGCGAAGCGCCGATTCCCTGCCCGACGCGAAAGTCGTTCAACAGGTCGGCGCACTGCCCCGCCGCGCCGCCCGCGACGTTCGCGGTCATCAGGTTCGCGACCGCCTGCCCGGGCGCGGCCAGGCCGAAGCCGAGCTGGGACACCTTGCCGATCGCGCCGATCGGCGGGATGCCGGTGTCGCCCACCACGCGCGCCGCCACGACGGCCAGCATGACCGCGACCGGGATCGCCAGCGCCGCGATCCACGGGGCGATGCCGAAGAGCAGGACCTGCAGCGCGACGGCACAAACGGCCACCGCGATGAACGCCAGCGCGGGGGCTGGCGCCGACAGGCCCGCGCGCAGCGCCGCGGCCTGCCCGGTTCCCCGCGAGCGGCCGCGCCACAGCCCGACCGCGAAGCTGGCCAGCGTGGCGCCGACCATCAGGCTCACGCCCGGCCAGAGCAGCCATTCGACCAGCGGGCCGAACAGCGAGCCGCCGTGCCCGGCCGGCACCGGCACGACGCTTCCGGCGATCCGCGGCGCGATCGCGCCCCAGGCCAGCAGCGCGCCGAGCAGCAGCGACAAGCCGACCCGAGGGCCGACGATCGCGCCGAAGCCCGCCAGCAGCCACGAGGGCTCGATCGCGAAGGTGAAGCGCGACAGGCTCTCGGCCGGCGCCCAGCGCGGCAAGGCGAGCACGAAGACGTCGAGTGCGCGCGTGGCCCCGGACAGCAGCGCCGCGGCGCCCAGCGCGGCGACCCGCCGGCTCGCCTCGGCGCCGCGCGCGAACACGTCCTCGAGCGTCTCGAGCGTGGCGACGCCCTCGGGAAAGCGCAGCGCGGAGGCGGGACCCAGCATCGCCGGCCGCAGATACCAGGCGATCCAGACCCCGAGCAGGCTGACCGTGGCGACCCAGGCCACCAGCGGCAGCGCGTCGAGCGTGCGGCCGGTGATCAGCGCATAGGCCGGGATCGGCGCCACGAGGCCGCCCGACACGATCGACGCTGCCGCCGAGGTGGTCGTCTGGCCGATGTTGCTCTCGAGCGCGTTCCAGTCGCGAAGCCCCAGCGCGCGGGCGAGCGGCCGCCAGACGGCCACGCCGATCAGCAGCGCGATGATCGACATGTTGAACGACCAGCCGATCTTCAGGCCCGAATAGACGTTGCAGGGCGCGAGCAGCGCGCCGAGGGCGACGCCGGTGAAGAGCGCGCGCCCGGTCAGTTCCGTGTTGCTGGACATGCCCGACCGAGTCTAACCCCTGCGCGTCCGGCGCCCGGCGCCGGGCTCGGGCGCTCCCGGGATCGCCAGGCGGACGCCCGGCGATCGACCCGCCCCGTCAGTCGTCGATCGCCGCGTAGGCCAGCGCGCGGAACAGCTGGCGCAGGTATTCGCGCCGCCCCGGCGCCTGCGTGAGCAGGATCGCGATCATCCGCTCCCGGGGATCGACCCAGAAGGTGGTGCCGGCGATGCCGCTCCAGTAGTACTGGCCCACCGAGCCCGGCGTGAACGCGATTCCCGGCTGCGTGCGCACCGCGAAGCCCAGCCCGAAGCCGTAGCCGGGCGGCAGCAGCGGCGAGTCGGCTGCGATCGGGCCGAGGTGGTCGGCGGTCATCAGCTCGACGGTCTTGCGGCTCACGAAGCGACGGTCGCCGGCCCGCCCGCCGTCGAGCAGCATCTGCAGGAAACGCAGGTAGTCGGCGGCGGTCGAAACCAGCCCGCCGCCGCCCATCTCGAGCGCCGGGCGCCGGCGCGCGTCGAGCAGGCGCACCGACTCTCCGGTGTCCGGATCGACCGGGAACGGCTCGGCGATCCGGTGGTGGCGATCCGGCTCGGCGTGAAAACCGGTGTCGACCATGCCGAGCGGCCCGAGGATGCGCTCGCGCAGGAACTCGCCCAGCGGCACGCCGGCCACGATCTCGACGACGCGGCCGAGCACGTCGGTCGAGCGGCCGTAGCCCCAGCGCTCGCCGGGCGCGTTCAGCAGCGGCAGCGTCGCCAGCAAGTCGCAGAGCTCGGCGTTCGTGCGCCGCGGATCGCCCAGGCGGGCCTGCTGGTACGCGAGGTGGACCGGCCCCTCGCCGAGGAACTCGTAGGTCAGTCCCGACGTGTGCCGAAGCAGGTCCTGGATCGTGACCGGCCTGGGCAGCGGCTCGAGACGCATGCCGCCGGCGGCGGCCGGGTCTTCGCGGCCGACCTTGAGCGAGGCGAAGGCGGGCAGATGGCGCTCGAGCGGATCGTCGAGCATCAGCCTGCCCTCCTCCATCAGCATCATCACCGCCAGCGACACGATCGGCTTGGTCATCGAGTAGACGCGGAAGATCGCGTCGCGCGTCATCGGCGCGTCGGCGTCGGGCCGCAAGCGGCCGAAGGCCTCGAACCAGGCGACGCGGCCGTGCCGCGCCACCAGCGCCACCGCGCCGGGCAGCCGCCCGCGCGCGATCTCGGCCCGCAGCGCGTCGCCGGCCCGCGCCAGCGCGGCCGACGACATCCCCAGCGCCTCCGGCGGTTCGGCAGGCAGCAACTCGGGCGCCAGCAGCGCCGGCGTCGGCGCGGTCTCGGGTCGGTCGGACATCGATGGATCCTCGTTCGAAGCGGCGCGGGCCTCAGGCCGCGCGCCGGCGGAAATTCAGCACCAGCAGCGCGAGCAGCCCGGCGACCAGGCCCCAGAACGCCGAGCCGATGCCCCACAGGGCGAGCCCCGAGGCAGTCACCAGGAAGGTGACCAGCGCCGGCTCGCGCTGGCGCTCGTCCGCGACCGCGGCGGCCAGGCCGTTGCCGATCGTGCCCAGCAGCGCGAGCCCGGCGATCGCCATGATCAGCTCCCTGGGGAACGCGGCGAACACCGCGGCCACCGTCGCGCCGAACAGGCCGATCAGCAGGTAGAAGCAGCCCGCGGCCACCGAGGCCACGTAGCGGCGCGACCGGTCCTCGTGCGCCTCGGGCCCCATGCAGATCGCCGCGGTGATCGCGGCAAGGTTCAGCGCGTAGGCGCCGAAGGGCGCGAGCAGCAGCGTGGCGATGCCGGTCCATCCGATCACCGGCGAGATCGGCACCGGGTAGCCGGAGGCCCGGATCACCGCCACGCCCGGCATGTTCTGCGAGGCCATCGTGACCACGTAGAGCGGCAGCGCGATGCCGACGACCGCCGCCAGCGACAGCGACGGCGTGGTCCAGACCGGCGTCGCCAGCTCCAGGCGCAGGCCTTCGGTGCGCAGGTCGCCGCCGAGCGCCGCCAGGCCCACGCCCACCGCCAGCGCGACCACGACCGCGTAGCGCGGCCACAGCCTGCGCGCGAGCAGCCAGCCGGCGAACATCGCGAAGACCAGGCCGAAGCGGGTCTGCATCGACGCGAAGGCCTCGATGCCGAAGCGCAGCAGCACGCCGGCCAGCATCGCCGACGCGATCCCGATCGGGATCCGGCTCATCGCCCGCTCGAACCAGCCCGAGAACCCGCTGGCCGCGATCAGCAGCGCGGACACGATGAACGCGCCGATCGCCTGCTCCAGCGGCACGCCGGCCGCGCCGGTGATCAGCATCGCGGCGCCCGGCGTGGACCAGGCGGTGACCACCGGCATGCGCCAGCGCAGCGAGGGCACGATGCAGGTGAGCCCCATGCCGATGCCGAGCGCCCACATCCACGAGGCGACCTGCGCGTCGCTCGCTCCCAGCGCGCGCGCCGCCTCGAACACGATGACCGCCGAGCTGGTGAAGCCCACCAGCACGGTCACGAAACCGGCGACGACCGCCGGCACCGACAGGTCGCGAAGGAAGCTCGGAAGGGGACTGGCGGGCGGCGAGGCGCTCAAGGACGGCAGCCTGGGAACGATCGGGCAAAGAAGCGGCCCGCGCCGGGCCGCCGGAGAGCCCCGATGGTAACCGAGCCGCCCGGGCTCAGCCCGCCGTTCGGCCCGGTCCGTGCCGCGAAGCGGCCATCCGGACGTTGATCGCCAGCGCCTGGCGCAGCCCCTCGACGTTCGCGATCCCCTTGCCGACGATGTCGAAGGCGGTGCCGCTGGCGCAGGTGGTGAACGGCACCGGCAGGCCGCCCAGCACGGTCACGCCGGAGTCGAAGCCCATCAGCTTCATCGCGATCTGCCCCTGGTCGTGGTACATCGACACGACCGCGTCGTAGTCGCCGCGGCGCGCCGCCACGAATATCGTGTCGGCCGGCATCGGCCCGCGCGCATCGATCCCTTCGGCGCGCAGCGACGCCACGGCCGGGGCGATCAAGTCGATCTCCTCGCGGCCCATCGTGCCGCCGTCGCCGGCGTGCGGGTTGAGCGCCGCGACGCCTATCCGCGGGCTCGCGAGCCCGGCCTCGCGCAGGCTGCGATCGATGATGCGCACCGCGTCGCGCACGCCGTCGATCGAGATCGATGCGGCCACATCCTTGAGCGGAATGTGCGAGGTGACCCGCGAGGTCCACAATGCGCCGGTCACGTTGAACTCGCAGACGAAGCCGCTCACGTCGAGCAGGGACTGCAGCAGTCGCAGCTCGTCTTCGTGCTCCAGGCCGGCGAGCCGCATCGCGCCCTTGTTGAACGGCGCGAACACGATGCCGTCGACCCGCCCCTGCCGGACTGCCTCGGCGGCGGCGGCAAGGGAGTCGAGCACGTAGGCGCCGCAGGCGCGGCTCATGCTGCCGGGCTCCCAGCCGGCCTCGGGCATCTTGACCTCGGCCAGCACGGGGATCCCGGGCAGCGCAACGCGCGCCACGGCGGCACCTTGCGCCAGCACGGCCGGATCGCCGATCAGCGCGAGGCGGGCCGACCCCGAAGCCTCCGAATCGGCAAGCAGCTTCGCAAGGAGTTCGGGGCCGATGCCGGCCGGATCGCCGGTCAGCAGCGCGATGCGCGGAAGCTCGGCGGCGATCATTTCTCCACCTTCACGCCGGCGTCGCGGATCAGCTTGCCGAAGCGCTCGAACTCGGCGCGGTTGAACGCCGCGAACTGCTCGATGCCCAGGTTGCCGGGCTCGCCGCCCAGCGAGCGCAGCTTGGCGACGACATCGGGCCTTTGCATCGCGCGCTCGAACTCGGCCCTGAGCTTCGCCACGACCGGTTGCGGCGTGCCACCGGTGGCGAACAGCCCGTACCAGGTCGTCATCTCGACGCCCGGCAGGCCGGCCTCGGCCAGCGTCGGCACGTCGGGCAGTTCGGGGGAGCGCTGCGCGGACATCACCGCGAGCGGCTTGAGCTTGCCCGAGCGG
This genomic window from Zeimonas sediminis contains:
- a CDS encoding 4-hydroxythreonine-4-phosphate dehydrogenase PdxA produces the protein MIAAELPRIALLTGDPAGIGPELLAKLLADSEASGSARLALIGDPAVLAQGAAVARVALPGIPVLAEVKMPEAGWEPGSMSRACGAYVLDSLAAAAEAVRQGRVDGIVFAPFNKGAMRLAGLEHEDELRLLQSLLDVSGFVCEFNVTGALWTSRVTSHIPLKDVAASISIDGVRDAVRIIDRSLREAGLASPRIGVAALNPHAGDGGTMGREEIDLIAPAVASLRAEGIDARGPMPADTIFVAARRGDYDAVVSMYHDQGQIAMKLMGFDSGVTVLGGLPVPFTTCASGTAFDIVGKGIANVEGLRQALAINVRMAASRHGPGRTAG
- a CDS encoding benzoate/H(+) symporter BenE family transporter → MSASPPASPLPSFLRDLSVPAVVAGFVTVLVGFTSSAVIVFEAARALGASDAQVASWMWALGIGMGLTCIVPSLRWRMPVVTAWSTPGAAMLITGAAGVPLEQAIGAFIVSALLIAASGFSGWFERAMSRIPIGIASAMLAGVLLRFGIEAFASMQTRFGLVFAMFAGWLLARRLWPRYAVVVALAVGVGLAALGGDLRTEGLRLELATPVWTTPSLSLAAVVGIALPLYVVTMASQNMPGVAVIRASGYPVPISPVIGWTGIATLLLAPFGAYALNLAAITAAICMGPEAHEDRSRRYVASVAAGCFYLLIGLFGATVAAVFAAFPRELIMAIAGLALLGTIGNGLAAAVADERQREPALVTFLVTASGLALWGIGSAFWGLVAGLLALLVLNFRRRAA
- a CDS encoding OPT/YSL family transporter, translating into MSSNTELTGRALFTGVALGALLAPCNVYSGLKIGWSFNMSIIALLIGVAVWRPLARALGLRDWNALESNIGQTTTSAAASIVSGGLVAPIPAYALITGRTLDALPLVAWVATVSLLGVWIAWYLRPAMLGPASALRFPEGVATLETLEDVFARGAEASRRVAALGAAALLSGATRALDVFVLALPRWAPAESLSRFTFAIEPSWLLAGFGAIVGPRVGLSLLLGALLAWGAIAPRIAGSVVPVPAGHGGSLFGPLVEWLLWPGVSLMVGATLASFAVGLWRGRSRGTGQAAALRAGLSAPAPALAFIAVAVCAVALQVLLFGIAPWIAALAIPVAVMLAVVAARVVGDTGIPPIGAIGKVSQLGFGLAAPGQAVANLMTANVAGGAAGQCADLLNDFRVGQGIGASPFRQAIAQCVGVLTGSLVGAAAYLALIPDPAAMLLTEAWPAPAVATWKAVAEAMAHGIDSVPESARAAMLIALAAGCAAGFFEAAAPARFARLLPSATAIGLAFVIPASISFTMALGALAAAAFRAVAPSLAARFTVAIAAGLVAGESFVGVFAAFAQWAASPGS
- a CDS encoding serine hydrolase domain-containing protein is translated as MSDRPETAPTPALLAPELLPAEPPEALGMSSAALARAGDALRAEIARGRLPGAVALVARHGRVAWFEAFGRLRPDADAPMTRDAIFRVYSMTKPIVSLAVMMLMEEGRLMLDDPLERHLPAFASLKVGREDPAAAGGMRLEPLPRPVTIQDLLRHTSGLTYEFLGEGPVHLAYQQARLGDPRRTNAELCDLLATLPLLNAPGERWGYGRSTDVLGRVVEIVAGVPLGEFLRERILGPLGMVDTGFHAEPDRHHRIAEPFPVDPDTGESVRLLDARRRPALEMGGGGLVSTAADYLRFLQMLLDGGRAGDRRFVSRKTVELMTADHLGPIAADSPLLPPGYGFGLGFAVRTQPGIAFTPGSVGQYYWSGIAGTTFWVDPRERMIAILLTQAPGRREYLRQLFRALAYAAIDD